The Ailuropoda melanoleuca isolate Jingjing chromosome 4, ASM200744v2, whole genome shotgun sequence region AGCTCTCTGCCTATGGGGCTGCAGAGAGAACAACCGAGAAAATGCTCATAAAGCCTAGTTAACTGCTGGTCACTCAACACATATCTTGAgcagtacctactgtgtgcctgggcTCTGTTCTCAGTGTGGGGAGATGACCCAACTAAGCAAATATTCCTGCTCTCCTGGAGCACTTCCTGTCCTAGCTGGCTTTCAGGCAGCCCCATGCACTACCTGTCTTCCTCCTCAAAAAATTTTGTCTTAACCCTGGACTCTCCCAGGAGGCCCATAGCTCTTCAAGCTCCTCCCCCATTCCATTCATAAAATTGAACTcctggcttttttctttaaaactttatttaaaaaaccttcGGTGCAATATTAAAAAGCAATACAGCCAGCTGGAGCGACAAccaacagaaagaaaggagagggttAGGGAAGACCCAGGGACCCCACCCCAGCTGTTCCCAGGGGCAGACTAGGATGGAGcatgggtggtgggggagagaagaaaggccaCCCACCAAAATGAACAGGCAGATCAAAACATTTATATAGGAAATATCTGGCTGAACTGAGAAGGATCTAGGGGAGACAGGAAGCCCccattgtgtttttttatttttttatttttattttttcaaaaatgtcctaGACTTGGGGGGAGGGCTGGCCTCCTGGGGTGAAATGAGCAGGCCCTGTCCCGCCCCACACTCCCCTATCATGGAGTACAGGATGTGCTGGGGGCCAAGTGTGTGTATGCTGGGGAAACACAGGGAAGAGATGAGTAGGGAGGAATGCCCCCTCACTGGAATCTGTTACGAGGGCTGAGAGTGTCCCCATCCAGCTCCTGGACTCTGGGGGTCTTGGGTGAGATGGGGGCTGGAATGGGTGGGGGCAAGGGGGAGGCTGGGTGCTCAGCCTAGAAAGCCATCGGGGTCGTCATCCTCAAAGTGGCCTTGCTGCAGCACCTTGATGTGGTGCTCGTAGATCTTCAGGGCCGGGCCCAGGCGGATGGACAGGCCGGTCAGCACGTCTGTGCGCTGCATGAGCAGCAAAGACTTGCCATCGATTTCCTGGGTGGGAccgagagagagcgagcagggtcAGAGCAGACCCCCATTGAGGCCCCGGAATAGAGGGGTTCACCGAGGGCTGGGAACTCGCCTGCTCTTGGAAAGCTGTTGCCTGCTCCGGGAAGCCGGCCTCGGTGAAGTATTCAACCACATCCATCACCGTCCACTCCACCGGGTCAGCCGGCTTCTCTTTGCGCCCAGAACTGTGTCAGAACAGATGGGACCAGTGAGCAGTGATACTCCTCTGGCTCtgttacacacacatacacacgcacacacacacacacgtaggcAACACCTCCATGTCTCAAATACCCCAACTTACGGACAGCCAAAGGGGGTTCCATCAGCCCCCGGCAGGGCTGGTTTTCCTGGGGGCAAAGGCACAGGGGATGGGGAATCTGGCCCAGTGGCAGCAGAGGCtgggaaagaaaatacatatgcCTGTGGCTTTGTCTTGGGGCTCAGTTCCTCCCCACCAAGTAACACCCCCCAACTCAGAGAGATCCTTACCTGAACCCCCTTCCTTATTCATGGCTGCCATGGAGAACACTTGGCGGGTGCCACTGCCTGCTGCTGGCCCCCGGCTTTCATCCTGGCCCTGGTGGGGTCCACAGGGAGTCCACTCCTTGACCCTCTCCTTGGCACTCTGAGGGCCTCGCTCGCCATTAAGCTGGTGGTGCTGGGCACCTGCTGGACGGTCACCCTCAGGCACCTCCGAGCCCTCAGACACATCGTCCTCCTCATCTTCGTCTTcatcatcttcttcctcctcttccttctcaagCACTCGTTCTTCTCCACCTCTCTGGTGccggggagagaggaaggaaaggttaGTAGCTGTTCTGGCCCTGGGCCCAGTGCCTGGGATCCAGGACCGAGTGGTGTGCTTAACATCCCCCTTTAATATCCACACGGACTAACTTTTACGCATTCAGtccgtgccaggctctgtgttaaTAAAGCCCTCAGTAGCCAAATCTCACAAAACTCGCTCAACAACCTCAAGGGGTCGCTACTGCTATTAAGTCGCGTTTTACAAgcggaggaaactgaggctcggcaAGATTAAGTCACTTGCCAAGGTCACCACGCGCCGCACCCGCAGGAAAGACGCGAAAAGCCAAGGCCGCCCGCCACCCGGTTCCTCCCGGGACTCGCGCCCCGCCACCAACTTCGCCCGCACCTGCCTACCGCGCGGCACCCCCCCCNNNNNNNNNNNNNNNNNNNNNNNNNNNNNNNNNNNNNNNNNNNNNNNNNNNNNNNNNNNNNNNNNNNNNNNNNNNNNNNNNNNNNNNNNNNNNNNNNNNNCCCCGCGCAGGGCCGCCCCCGCCGCTGCTCGGCCTCCCGG contains the following coding sequences:
- the SAMD1 gene encoding atherin — translated: MKERPAFRAMSVWILKGDVKHTTRSWIPGTGPRARTATNLSFLSPRHQRGGEERVLEKEEEEEDDEDEDEEDDVSEGSEVPEGDRPAGAQHHQLNGERGPQSAKERVKEWTPCGPHQGQDESRGPAAGSGTRQVFSMAAMNKEGGSASAATGPDSPSPVPLPPGKPALPGADGTPFGCPSGRKEKPADPVEWTVMDVVEYFTEAGFPEQATAFQEQEIDGKSLLLMQRTDVLTGLSIRLGPALKIYEHHIKVLQQGHFEDDDPDGFLG